One Archangium violaceum genomic window, ATTGGCCTCGCCTTCACCCTAGGCAACATGAAGGGCCCAGCCTCCACCTCGGATGCCGGGCCCTTCGTGCTTCAGCGTTCCTCACGTGGTGCCACCACCCCTTCTGGGCGTGTACCCGGCCGCACTCCGCGAGCCGGGCGTTCCAGGAGGTTGCACATGCTGTCGTTCAAGACGTTGTTCAGTGCCGTGGCGGTCGCCGCTCTCGTCGTCGGAACCGCCGCCCTCGCCGAGCCTCCCGCCTCCTACACCAGCTCCACGAAGCTCGGGCTCAAGTCGTCGGACATCCAGCGGGACCTCTATCAGGCGGCCAAGCGTCTGGTGGAGGAGGCGAAGCGGGTCACCAACTTCACGCCTGCGGAGGAGGAGTGCGGGAAGATCACCGCAGCCGAGCGCTTCCTCGAGGAGACGAAGAAGGCGCTGGAGGGGAACATCTTCGGCCCGGACACCACCCTCGCGGGCCATGAGGAGGCCAGCAAGATCCTGAAGTCGATGAATGACGAGTGGTGCAAGGGCAAGGGTGGCGGTGCCGGCGCGACGAAGATCGCCAAGTCGCTCGGGAGGGTGCGCAGCATCGTGCGGCCCTTCATCCAGGAGCGCTTCGACGAGCTGAAGGAGATTGGGAAGGGGCGTGCGCCCACCCCGGCCGAGGCCGCTGCCATCGCAGCCGCAGCCATCGGGCTCCTCGTCACCTCGCCCGCCTGGGCGTTCTGAGCGAGCACGCAGGGCATGAGAAGGGCCCGGCTCCGAAATGGAGACCGGGCCCTTCGCGCATCAGGAGGTGCCAAGGTTGAGTTGCAGCAGGCGCCGCGTGGGTCGGATGGCAGTCCCCATGCCTGGACGAGGTACGCGAGGGCCCGGGCAGAGCATGGGGTGGAGGAACTGGCCGCGCGGGCGGAACTCGCGAGGGGGAGCCGACCGGAAGCGTGAACGACTCCTGGGCGTGGACGTCGGGAGCATGCGCGAGCGACTCAAGCTGGAACTCTACCTCGCCTGCCGCTCCGCCGCTCGGGGTCGCACCCGCTGCCACGACTTCAATGGCGCTGGAAAGGGGCCTTCCATCCCTGCGTTCACCGCCCCCCTCTCATCAGGGTGCGACACCTACACGGGGCTGGCTACGTGCCCCCCTATGGCAGGCACGAAGCAACTGAAATGGCTTCCCCGCCTCTTGCGAACCGCCGAGCCGTGCACTAGAGGCTGGGACCCCTCATATGCGCCTTCGCGACATCCAGCACATTATAGAAACGGCCGCCCTGCCAGAACAGCTTAACATCGAGCGATATAGCCCGACGTCAGGCAGTTCTCTCGAGGTGGGGATACATGATGCCAATCAGATCAAGCTTGCGTTACGCACCCTCCGGCAAGTGCCCGCGCTGGAGCCTTTCATTAAGCCACTTGAAGACAATCGCGTATTCATGGGGCAGAGCAGGGATACTGTAGTAGGGGTGCGTAATGACCTTGATCCGGTAGTGATGCACCTCACCACGCTAGCCCGAACTGTGAGCTTGCTGCGCAAGATTCTTGGGCGTGCTCTCCCTCCAGAAAAGCCAACCCAATTGGTCGTTCAGATCCCAGAGCCCGGCCCCATTGAAGAGCTTGAGAGGCAGGTGGGAGACCTCCGGAGGTTCTTCGACATCCTCACCAAAATTGAGGCCGAGACTGATAACGGCGAACGTGTGGATGTGCGGCCTGATGTCATGGCTTTCGACTCAGGCTCGTTCTACCTCGAGTTGTTGCTCCCCTCGGCGACTGCTATCGCGATTGTTGGGGCTGTAATTCATGCTGCCTTCAAAACAATTGTGGTGTGGGAAACGTGGAAGCAGGCCCAAGCGCGTGTCGCGGTCACGGAAACGTTAGTCAAGGAGATGGATTCGATTGCTCGACACAACGATACAATCCGAACCCATCTGCTCGATGATGCGGTTAAGAAATTGAAGACGACGAGGCCCTTCTCCAAGGTGCACGGGGAGACAGAGGCGGCGCTTCGCGCGGCAGTTCAACAGGGGACGGAATTGCTCGAAAAGCGCATGCTCTTCCTGCCACCGCCTGCATCACCTAACGAGGTTCTATCGAACTTCCCCACGCCTAAGGCTATAGAGCGCCTGTTTTCAGGCGACCCGCTCAAGTTGCTTGAGGCAAAGAATCCCGACAATCCTGACAGTGAAACCACGGAGCCAAGCAACAACACGAAGGCAACAGACGACAAGGCAGGTACGTAAGCAAGGACGGCACTGGGTAAATCCAGCCCAATAGGCGCGATATGCCTGAGGACGACTCAACACGAAGGGCCCGGCTCCGAGATAGAAACCGGGCCCTTCGTGCTTCAGCAGGAGGCGCGGCTCAGTGCAGCGCCGTCCGGGGGGCCACCTTCGACGTCTTCGCCGCGGCGGTCAGCTTCTTCCCCCAGCTCCACAGCCCCGAGGCCCCGGCGGCCGTGAGGATGGCGCCCAGCACCAGCGAGAGGGAGAGCGGCGTCCCCGTCTTCAGCGCGCCCACCAGGGAGAGCACGGTGGCCGTCACCATGGACAGGGCCACGCCGGCCACGTCCGAGGCCAGCCAGGGCACCCGGCCCACCAGGAACTTCCGCACCAGGAACACGGCGCCGAGCACCACCGCGCAGGCGAGCAGGCCCCAGTTGCGAGAGGCGACGGCCTGCACCACCAGCTTCAGCCACTCGCCGAGCCCCACCTCTGTCGCGGGCGGCGCCTCGTCCTGGGCCACCACCTGCGGCGCGCGGGTGGCGACGGTGCGCGGGGTGGCTTGGGCCTGCTGCACCAGGTGCGCGGTGACGGCGGCCGCGCCCGTGGACGAGGGCGGGCTGGTGTCGGCCAAGACGGGGGTGGAGAGGGACAGCAGCGACAGGACGGCGAGGGACGGCAGGGACAGGCGACGCATGGGCGCTCCGTGTTGTGAGGGGCGGGTGTGCCCCGGCCAGGAGAAGGAGCGGCAGTAAAGAGAAGAGCCCTGCTTCACGATGGGTGCCAAGCCCGGAACCGATGGGATGACAGGCTCAGCCTCGTGGAGGCCATCACCATGGCCTCCGGACCGCTGGCCGAGCGCCATCGCCCCCAGTCGCGTGGCGCACTCCGTACGGATGCGCGGGGAGGGCTGGCATCACACCACAAGCACTACCCCGGCTCGCGTGCCGCTCGTAGAACGTCGCGCGAGGACCATGCTTGACCGAGTAGGCATAAGGTGATTGGCTTCAATGCATGACCGAGCAAGCAAAGGATGCAGCCAAGGAGCTGGGCGAACGCGGTGGCAAGAAGGGCGGTCGCGCGAGAGCTGCGGCCCTATCTACTGAGCGCCGCCGTGAAATCGCGCAGGCGGCGGCCGAGGCCCGGTGGGCGAAGTCGCCGGGGACGGAACGGACCCCGCGCGCTACGCACGAGGGCGAGCTGCGCATCCCCTCTGGTGGGCCCGACGAGTTGGTCATTCCCTGCTTCGTCCTCAACGACGGACGGCGCGTGCTCTCGCGTGCTGGCATGATCTCGACGCTCGGGATGAAGGGCGGCAGCAACCCCAAGCAGGGGTATGATCGACTCACCAATTTTTCGCTCGGAAAGAGCATTTCCCCCTATATTTCCGAGGGGTTAGCGGGTCTGATCCAGGCGCCGTTTCAGTTTCGCCTCCCGGGCGGCGGAATGGCGTTCGGTTTCGAGGCGTCGGCCCTCGTCGATCTCTGTGACGCCATCCTTGAGGCGCGGGCAGCCGGCGTCCTCCAGACGCAGCAGCAGCACATCGCCCGCCAAGCCGAAGTGCTCGTGCGTGGTTTCTCTCGTGTCGGCATCGTGGCGCTGGTCGACGAAGCCACTGGCTACGAAGCCGAGAGGCGCCGCGGCGAGCTCCACAAGATTCTTGAGGCGTACATCGCCAAGGAACTCCTGCCCTGGGCGAAGCGCTTCCCGGATGAGTTCTACACGGAGATGTTCCGGCTCCTGGGCTGGAAGGCGGATCCGCTCAGCCAGCGGCCGGTGCTCGTGGGCAAGCTGACCAACAACCTGGTCTATGAGCGGCTGCCAGAGGGTGTGCTCGACGAACTGAAGCGCAAGAACCCAGTCGTGAAGGACGGGCGCCGCCGCCACAAGCACCACCAGTTCCTCAGCGTCGACATTGGCCACGAGCATCTCGGGAAGCACTTGGCCGTCGTCTGCGCGCTCATGCGGATCAGCCCCGACTTCAAGACGTTCGTGAGACAACTCGATCGCGCGGTGCCCAGGTACGGGAAGAACTACGAGCTGCCGCTCGACGATCTCTCGAACCTTTGAGCCGCCCCGGCCCACGGGCTCCAGGCCTTCAGCGCATTGAGGCAGGCGCACTAGGTGCTGGCGTGCCCGACGAAAGCGTGCATTCCAAGTCTGCCCGCGAGTCGACACGACATCGGTGCGCCGATGGTTGACGGCCTCCGCAGGAGTGGGGCCTCGGCGAGCCGGGCCTGGGAATGGGTCACCGGCTCGCGCGGGGGGAGTCGGCCAGCTTCTCGATGGCGCGGGCGAGGCGGGCGAGCTCGCGATTCATCGCGTCGAGCTGGGCCTCGATGCGCGCGGCCTGCTCGCGGGCGTTGGACTGGGCGGTGGTGACACGGGCCAGCTCGCTCTCGCTCACCGCGGCGCGGCGCTCGAGGTTGCGGACGTCTGCGCCCAGCGTGCCCCACTGCGCGGCGAGCCCGAGCAGCGTGACGACGATGGGCACGGCCATGGTGAGCCACGGCGAGGGCTTGGACTCAGGGGCGGGGGGCGTGCTCATGCTCGGCGAGAAGCGGCGGACCTCGAGAGACGTGCGGGTGGGCTTTGGCATGCCCGAGATGTAGCCCCGCCTACCTCACCGGGTAAGTTTAGGCCGGAGGGCGGTCCGGAGGTGGGACGCGCGCGCAGAGGCGCATGTGCGACACCGGGGCACCCCCACCCTCAAAAAACGGCCTGCGGGCCAAAATCAGGATTGCTCGGCGCCCTGCAATCCTGCGCTCGCGGTTACCCCACGCTACCCCTGCGGGCA contains:
- a CDS encoding P63C domain-containing protein, translated to MTEQAKDAAKELGERGGKKGGRARAAALSTERRREIAQAAAEARWAKSPGTERTPRATHEGELRIPSGGPDELVIPCFVLNDGRRVLSRAGMISTLGMKGGSNPKQGYDRLTNFSLGKSISPYISEGLAGLIQAPFQFRLPGGGMAFGFEASALVDLCDAILEARAAGVLQTQQQHIARQAEVLVRGFSRVGIVALVDEATGYEAERRRGELHKILEAYIAKELLPWAKRFPDEFYTEMFRLLGWKADPLSQRPVLVGKLTNNLVYERLPEGVLDELKRKNPVVKDGRRRHKHHQFLSVDIGHEHLGKHLAVVCALMRISPDFKTFVRQLDRAVPRYGKNYELPLDDLSNL